A part of Helicobacter ibis genomic DNA contains:
- a CDS encoding arsenate reductase family protein, whose translation MIKVYGIKTCGSVKKAINYLEENGIEFEFIDFKKQKPSKEELESWLKYISLKVLLNNKGMTYKKLGLSKLSLSDEEIFNYLLQEPLLIKRPVIATKDSVIVGFDEEIYKNTKWH comes from the coding sequence ATGATTAAAGTTTATGGAATTAAAACTTGCGGTAGTGTGAAAAAAGCGATTAACTACCTTGAAGAAAATGGTATTGAGTTTGAATTTATTGATTTTAAAAAGCAAAAGCCAAGCAAGGAAGAGCTAGAATCTTGGCTAAAATACATATCTTTAAAGGTATTATTAAATAATAAAGGCATGACTTATAAAAAGCTAGGACTATCAAAACTATCACTAAGTGATGAAGAAATTTTTAATTATTTACTACAAGAACCATTGCTTATAAAGCGACCTGTGATAGCTACAAAAGATTCAGTTATTGTTGGATTTGATGAAGAAATATATAAGAACACAAAATGGCATTAA